From the genome of Muricauda sp. SCSIO 64092, one region includes:
- a CDS encoding NYN domain-containing protein, giving the protein MDKDLNLAVLIDGDNIPSKYVKEMLEEIAKYGNPSIKRIYGDWTKPSLAKWKDVLLKNAITPVQQYGYTTGKNATDSAMIIDAMDILYSGKVDGFSLVSSDSDFTRLAIRLREAGMTVFGIGEKKTPDPFIVSCDKFIYLEILQKNHVGESSTPRKSDKDKVDTITPRVIELILATISDVEDEEGWAFLGEVGTLIQKKQPNFDPRNYGFRKLTPLVKSLDQIEIVSRKNPKGSGNLIYVRTRS; this is encoded by the coding sequence ATGGATAAAGATTTGAACCTTGCCGTTTTAATAGACGGTGACAATATTCCCTCCAAATATGTCAAGGAAATGTTGGAGGAAATCGCCAAATATGGAAATCCAAGCATTAAAAGGATATATGGGGATTGGACAAAACCAAGTTTGGCGAAATGGAAGGATGTCCTCTTAAAAAATGCGATCACACCGGTCCAACAATACGGATACACCACAGGTAAGAATGCAACCGACAGTGCAATGATTATAGATGCCATGGACATACTGTATTCCGGTAAGGTAGATGGCTTCTCGTTGGTCTCCAGTGACAGTGATTTTACACGATTGGCCATACGGTTGAGAGAGGCGGGCATGACGGTTTTTGGCATTGGAGAGAAAAAGACCCCTGACCCTTTTATAGTTTCTTGTGACAAGTTCATATATCTTGAAATTCTGCAAAAAAACCATGTAGGGGAATCCAGTACCCCTCGGAAAAGTGATAAAGATAAAGTTGATACCATCACCCCAAGGGTCATTGAACTTATCCTTGCCACTATCTCAGATGTGGAAGATGAGGAAGGTTGGGCATTCTTGGGGGAAGTGGGGACGCTCATACAAAAAAAGCAACCCAATTTTGACCCAAGGAACTACGGTTTTCGGAAACTGACACCCCTGGTCAAATCCTTGGATCAAATTGAAATTGTATCCAGAAAAAATCCAAAGGGAAGCGGGAATTTGATCTACGTTCGGACAAGGTCGTAA
- a CDS encoding antibiotic biosynthesis monooxygenase family protein: protein MIIRIFKASIPSNLQIEFETKFKEVSVPLVKRFKGLISLEIAGPTIWNPDEFVMISKWNTERDLIEFAGENWNQAHIPKGMEKYIEKCTVSHHRNIAIT from the coding sequence ATGATAATAAGAATATTTAAGGCATCCATACCTTCTAACCTGCAAATTGAATTTGAAACCAAATTCAAGGAAGTCTCCGTGCCCTTGGTGAAAAGGTTCAAGGGTCTAATCTCTCTAGAAATAGCTGGCCCCACCATTTGGAACCCTGACGAGTTTGTAATGATCTCCAAATGGAATACCGAGCGTGACCTTATTGAATTTGCGGGTGAGAACTGGAATCAGGCGCATATTCCCAAGGGAATGGAAAAATATATTGAAAAATGCACTGTGTCACATCATAGAAACATCGCCATTACATAG
- a CDS encoding AraC family transcriptional regulator yields the protein MNKHTVKLYTNKEFIDNQTLTTSENRTYFKKDYESFFCGRLEELMHLVTYPISASRATTHCIYFLTDGTICMTKGLTRYTVKKGDCLVVPAYHISSIEWVDPKTKGFFLSLSPNLLSGRFISRNDVGSFKFLLPYSQSYFSGSTTNPFVANLLNRLITEYGRFGFKRSKLVISYVVSFFYELYYQDIANKPDPIDRYQNITYQFKDLLFKHVARFHKTSEYANLIGITPNHLNKVLKRTTGKSPILWINEALVLEAKVLLEETGLSISEIAAKMGIYEPSYFARLFKKITDLTPTQYREGLNSTRDTP from the coding sequence ATGAACAAGCACACTGTTAAGCTTTACACGAACAAAGAGTTCATAGACAACCAAACGCTGACCACATCGGAAAACCGGACCTATTTCAAAAAGGATTACGAATCGTTCTTCTGTGGGCGGCTGGAGGAATTGATGCACTTGGTCACCTACCCTATTTCGGCCAGTAGGGCGACTACGCATTGCATCTATTTCTTGACGGATGGCACAATTTGTATGACCAAAGGCCTTACCAGGTACACCGTTAAAAAAGGGGACTGTTTGGTAGTGCCGGCGTACCATATCTCCTCGATAGAATGGGTGGATCCAAAAACAAAGGGATTTTTTCTCAGTCTTTCACCAAACCTTTTGAGCGGTCGGTTTATATCACGGAACGATGTCGGTTCCTTTAAGTTTTTATTGCCCTATTCGCAATCGTATTTTTCGGGCTCCACGACCAACCCATTTGTAGCGAACCTCCTAAATCGATTGATAACGGAATATGGACGGTTCGGATTTAAAAGATCAAAATTGGTCATATCCTACGTGGTGTCCTTTTTCTATGAGCTATATTACCAGGACATCGCCAATAAGCCCGACCCCATAGACCGATACCAGAACATCACTTATCAGTTCAAAGACCTTTTGTTCAAGCATGTTGCAAGATTCCACAAAACTTCGGAGTATGCCAACCTGATTGGAATAACACCCAATCATCTCAACAAGGTATTGAAAAGGACTACAGGAAAATCGCCCATTCTATGGATTAATGAGGCACTGGTATTGGAGGCTAAGGTACTTTTAGAGGAAACTGGGCTAAGTATTAGTGAAATTGCTGCTAAAATGGGCATTTATGAGCCTTCCTACTTTGCACGTTTGTTCAAAAAAATCACCGATTTGACACCCACACAATACCGAGAAGGATTGAATAGTACCAGGGATACCCCCTAA
- a CDS encoding DMT family transporter, giving the protein MKWIYLALAIVSEVLATTALKTTEGFTELLPLLLTVLGFGSAFYFLSKTLNEFPMGITYAIWSGAGIVAMALIGYFRFGESLGLPSIMGIALILSGILVIKLFAHPHI; this is encoded by the coding sequence GTGAAGTGGATCTATTTGGCACTGGCAATTGTATCCGAGGTTTTGGCGACTACAGCACTTAAGACAACGGAAGGGTTTACTGAACTATTACCTTTGTTATTAACGGTTTTGGGCTTTGGTTCCGCTTTTTATTTTTTATCCAAAACCTTGAACGAATTCCCCATGGGTATAACTTATGCCATTTGGTCCGGTGCAGGAATAGTTGCGATGGCCCTTATCGGATATTTTAGGTTTGGAGAATCATTGGGCCTTCCCTCAATTATGGGCATCGCTTTGATATTGTCGGGAATTTTGGTCATTAAACTGTTTGCCCATCCCCACATTTGA
- a CDS encoding M28 family peptidase, with amino-acid sequence METVHLLNTLGQKQLRFLCEEIKNRCVGSKENLMATQYFERQLRANGWEIEKQSFDAFDWDSGPAHIISNEVNIEASSSPYSEACDVRAEFLTVSTLGELENLDGKGKILILKDELTLEPLMPKNFVFYNPESHQKIIRALENSRAAALIFVANSTSQYPNGEYPYPIIEDGDFKIPSVYISEKDAHNLLKDDPEQLRLISKTAKSPSQGHNIIGRKGNPRGKRITITAHIDAKKGSPGALDNATGVTSLLLLSELLKEYQKENMVELVALNGEDYYSVPGQMVFLEQKQGDFTDTMININIDGVGYHKGNTLLSVFNLAENHAKEVDSLFATYPDIVLGSPWYQGDHSMFIQNGIPAIALTSEWLLENIRTQRITHTERDTINMVDVTKLSELAIALQAFIYKL; translated from the coding sequence ATGGAAACAGTACATCTCCTGAATACGCTTGGCCAAAAACAATTAAGGTTCTTATGTGAAGAAATAAAAAACCGATGTGTGGGAAGCAAGGAAAACCTAATGGCTACCCAATATTTTGAGAGACAACTAAGGGCCAATGGATGGGAAATCGAAAAACAGTCTTTCGATGCTTTTGATTGGGACAGTGGACCGGCACACATAATATCCAATGAGGTGAACATTGAGGCTAGTTCCAGTCCGTATAGCGAAGCGTGTGATGTCCGTGCGGAATTTCTAACGGTTTCCACCTTAGGAGAACTGGAAAATTTGGATGGCAAGGGCAAGATACTCATACTAAAAGATGAGTTGACCTTAGAGCCCTTAATGCCGAAGAACTTTGTGTTTTACAATCCGGAGTCCCATCAAAAAATAATACGGGCGTTGGAAAACAGTAGGGCGGCAGCACTTATTTTTGTTGCCAATTCCACATCACAGTATCCCAATGGGGAATATCCTTACCCTATAATCGAGGATGGTGACTTCAAGATTCCTTCCGTTTATATTTCCGAAAAGGACGCCCATAATCTTTTAAAGGATGATCCCGAACAACTAAGGTTGATTTCAAAAACTGCCAAGAGTCCCTCCCAAGGCCATAATATCATTGGGAGAAAAGGGAACCCCAGAGGCAAAAGGATTACCATTACTGCCCATATTGATGCTAAAAAAGGCTCGCCCGGGGCACTGGACAATGCCACGGGTGTAACCTCACTTTTATTGTTATCAGAGCTTTTGAAGGAGTATCAAAAAGAGAATATGGTCGAGTTGGTCGCCCTTAATGGAGAGGATTATTATTCGGTACCCGGTCAGATGGTTTTTCTGGAACAAAAACAGGGAGACTTCACCGATACCATGATCAATATTAATATCGATGGGGTCGGCTACCATAAGGGTAATACCTTATTGTCCGTTTTTAATCTGGCCGAGAACCATGCCAAGGAGGTGGACTCCCTTTTTGCCACCTACCCAGATATTGTTTTGGGAAGCCCATGGTACCAGGGGGATCACAGTATGTTCATTCAAAATGGGATACCGGCCATTGCCCTAACTTCGGAGTGGTTGCTAGAGAACATACGGACCCAAAGGATAACCCATACCGAAAGGGATACGATAAACATGGTCGATGTCACAAAACTGTCTGAACTGGCAATAGCATTACAAGCGTTCATATATAAGTTGTAG